A genomic window from Anthocerotibacter panamensis C109 includes:
- the arsS gene encoding arsenosugar biosynthesis radical SAM (seleno)protein ArsS (Some members of this family are selenoproteins.), whose amino-acid sequence MPETSPTLLKRSHPLASADSQRQVLDQIVTPSFAEAVAGAGYRPLKARSIEVLQINLGKRCNQTCRHCHVDAGPDRPEVMSEEVLEACLNFLAARDIPTVDITGGAPELHPGFRVLVERARALGRQVIDRCNLTITRLPNYAYLPEFLARHHVEVVASLPAYGIKQTDLQRGGGVFSESILALQHFNELGYGVEGTGLVLNLVTNPVGAFLPGNQVSLEREWKRELKRRHGIVFNKLYTITNMPISRFLEFLETSQNLESYMERLIQAFNPQAVAGLMCRSTLSVGWDGKLYDCDFNQMLDMALPQHMLDIQLGELEERVIQTGAHCFGCTAGAGSSCGGVTTG is encoded by the coding sequence ATGCCAGAGACCTCCCCGACCCTGCTCAAGCGGTCCCATCCCCTTGCGTCTGCGGACAGCCAACGCCAAGTCCTAGACCAAATTGTAACCCCATCTTTTGCTGAAGCAGTGGCTGGGGCGGGCTACCGTCCGCTCAAAGCTCGGAGTATCGAAGTCCTCCAGATCAATCTGGGGAAACGCTGCAATCAGACCTGCCGCCATTGCCATGTGGATGCGGGGCCTGACCGCCCGGAGGTCATGTCCGAAGAGGTACTGGAGGCGTGCCTGAATTTTTTGGCAGCTCGTGATATCCCGACAGTCGATATTACCGGGGGGGCACCGGAGTTACATCCGGGCTTCCGGGTATTGGTGGAGCGTGCCCGCGCCTTGGGTCGTCAGGTCATAGACCGCTGCAACTTGACGATTACCCGTCTACCTAACTATGCCTACTTGCCAGAATTTCTGGCACGCCATCACGTCGAAGTAGTCGCTTCACTCCCTGCCTATGGGATCAAACAGACGGACCTCCAACGCGGTGGTGGGGTCTTCAGTGAGTCGATTCTGGCGCTCCAGCACTTCAACGAATTGGGCTATGGCGTCGAGGGTACGGGGCTGGTCTTAAATCTGGTGACCAATCCCGTGGGAGCCTTTTTGCCGGGGAATCAGGTGTCTCTGGAGCGCGAGTGGAAGCGCGAACTCAAGCGCCGCCACGGGATCGTCTTTAACAAGCTCTATACCATCACCAACATGCCCATCAGCCGCTTTTTAGAATTTCTGGAGACATCTCAAAATCTGGAGAGCTATATGGAGCGCCTAATTCAGGCATTTAATCCACAGGCGGTGGCGGGGCTGATGTGTCGCTCCACGCTCTCGGTAGGCTGGGATGGCAAGCTCTATGACTGTGATTTCAACCAAATGCTCGACATGGCGCTACCCCAGCATATGCTCGATATCCAGCTAGGGGAATTGGAGGAGCGGGTGATCCAGACTGGAGCGCACTGCTTTGGATGTACAGCTGGAGCGGGCTCTAGTTGTGGCGGGGTGACGACGGGATAG
- a CDS encoding arsenosugar biosynthesis-associated peroxidase-like protein, translated as MDTYYHPKDLAHFPDIGRDAPELWSKFMAWYTAVFAEGALSEREKALIALAVAHTVQCPYCIDAYSTACLEKGADLEQMTEALHVAAAIRGGSSLVHGVQMRTHVHKLSM; from the coding sequence ATGGACACCTACTACCATCCCAAAGACCTCGCGCACTTCCCCGATATTGGTCGGGATGCTCCAGAACTGTGGTCAAAATTTATGGCTTGGTACACAGCGGTGTTTGCTGAGGGGGCACTCAGCGAGCGGGAGAAGGCGCTTATTGCTCTGGCGGTGGCTCATACGGTCCAATGTCCCTACTGCATCGATGCCTACAGCACTGCTTGTCTGGAGAAAGGGGCAGATCTAGAGCAGATGACCGAAGCCCTCCACGTTGCAGCAGCCATCCGGGGCGGGTCCTCTCTAGTCCATGGGGTGCAAATGCGTACCCACGTCCACAAGCTTTCCATGTAA
- a CDS encoding GNAT family N-acetyltransferase, which translates to MLLKTLQPGDEAALEHFLVLHTDSSMFLRANHRAAGLLDQGQPLQGTYVAAFEGGEIVAVAAHFWLGTVVVQAPGPYLKEVVYGATTRSRRAVQGILGPWDQALAARTALGLDEAPLTKDGKEMLYALDLSTLPIPSAPPEFICRLAQPTDLEVLTEWRLHYSLELLGDTDSPELRIQCRTDVALLLNQGVLWVLETQKNLLSCLSFNARLPDLVQLGFVWTPHGQRRRGYSRTLIAGALRATHAEGVQRAILFTGHENYSARRVYERVGFQPIGDYGLLRFTREYIINPYCLELDQ; encoded by the coding sequence ATGCTCCTAAAAACCCTCCAGCCCGGAGATGAAGCAGCTCTTGAGCACTTTCTTGTCCTCCACACCGATAGCTCAATGTTTCTGCGGGCCAATCATCGGGCTGCCGGACTGCTCGATCAGGGTCAGCCACTCCAGGGGACCTATGTGGCAGCTTTTGAGGGAGGTGAGATCGTGGCTGTGGCTGCCCATTTCTGGCTTGGTACCGTGGTGGTCCAAGCTCCCGGACCCTATTTGAAGGAGGTAGTCTACGGGGCGACCACTCGCTCAAGGCGGGCTGTCCAGGGAATCTTGGGGCCGTGGGATCAGGCACTCGCCGCTCGCACTGCCTTAGGATTGGACGAGGCACCCTTGACCAAGGACGGGAAAGAAATGCTCTATGCCCTAGATTTATCTACCCTCCCCATCCCGTCTGCTCCACCTGAATTCATCTGTCGGCTAGCCCAGCCCACTGATCTAGAAGTCCTCACCGAATGGCGTCTTCACTATAGTCTGGAACTGCTAGGCGATACGGACAGCCCCGAACTGCGTATCCAATGCCGCACCGACGTGGCTCTTTTGCTGAATCAGGGCGTTCTGTGGGTTCTGGAGACCCAGAAAAATTTACTTTCTTGCCTGTCTTTTAATGCACGCTTGCCCGACCTCGTGCAGTTGGGCTTTGTCTGGACGCCTCATGGACAGCGTCGCCGGGGCTATAGTCGCACCCTGATTGCCGGTGCCCTCCGGGCTACCCACGCTGAAGGAGTGCAACGAGCTATCCTCTTCACGGGACACGAAAATTACAGCGCCCGCCGAGTCTATGAGCGCGTGGGCTTTCAGCCCATTGGAGACTATGGCCTACTACGCTTCACCCGAGAATATATCATCAACCCATACTGCCTAGAGTTAGACCAGTGA
- a CDS encoding M56 family metallopeptidase: protein MTIWLELLEPLARTAIAALFNSLWQALVLVVPVWGLFRLSRRTTARTRYGIWSFILAVVVLLPFLALGSLIYSPERAQIPVVLKQVSYQKQCPPLWAASVVVKVPEKVSATSGAPDPVDFWAILFPVQLLPGQWPLLLFGLWSMVFLGMCARIFWSYVYLNRLQQRSRKLPVPGLARLRPWLADTRRSVRLGASREVPLPVVVGLVHPVILFPERMLEQLSEAELERIMLHALAHLERWDNWAHLGQKLVEAMFFFHPVVLWVARQLHLERERACDDWVTAMTGQAHPLAHCLTRWVELTTFPYHPLLTPP, encoded by the coding sequence ATGACGATCTGGCTGGAACTTCTTGAACCACTGGCCCGGACTGCTATAGCCGCGCTCTTTAACAGCCTCTGGCAGGCCCTGGTTCTGGTGGTTCCGGTCTGGGGGCTCTTTCGACTCAGTCGCAGGACTACGGCTAGAACCCGCTATGGCATCTGGAGTTTCATTCTTGCGGTAGTTGTACTCCTCCCTTTTTTGGCGCTGGGTTCGCTGATCTACAGCCCCGAGCGGGCTCAGATTCCCGTGGTTCTGAAGCAAGTTTCCTACCAGAAGCAGTGTCCGCCCCTGTGGGCTGCTTCGGTAGTGGTCAAGGTTCCTGAGAAGGTGTCTGCCACTTCCGGTGCACCTGATCCTGTGGACTTCTGGGCGATACTCTTCCCTGTCCAACTCCTGCCGGGGCAATGGCCGCTCCTGCTCTTTGGCCTCTGGTCGATGGTTTTTCTAGGGATGTGCGCTCGCATCTTTTGGAGCTATGTCTACCTGAACAGGCTCCAGCAGCGCAGCCGTAAGCTACCTGTCCCCGGACTGGCGCGGCTAAGACCGTGGTTAGCAGACACGCGACGTTCGGTGCGCCTGGGTGCCTCTCGGGAGGTCCCGTTACCGGTGGTCGTGGGGCTGGTGCATCCGGTGATCCTCTTCCCGGAGCGGATGCTGGAGCAGTTGAGCGAAGCGGAGCTAGAGCGGATCATGCTCCATGCTTTAGCCCACCTAGAGCGTTGGGATAATTGGGCGCACCTGGGCCAGAAACTGGTTGAGGCCATGTTTTTCTTTCATCCGGTGGTGTTGTGGGTCGCGCGGCAGTTGCACTTAGAGCGTGAACGAGCCTGTGACGATTGGGTTACAGCCATGACCGGACAAGCCCATCCCCTCGCGCACTGTCTGACCCGGTGGGTAGAACTGACAACCTTCCCTTACCACCCGCTACTGACCCCACCGTGA
- a CDS encoding photosystem II high light acclimation radical SAM protein, which translates to MHERILYVRLPCNPIFPIGVVYLADHVHKVFPEVTQEIFDLGVVPPLDYHKALSCKIDEFQPTLLLYSWRDIQVYAPVGGRAGNPLQNAFEFFYSPDLLVKAQAALGGLRLTYDYYSELWRNLGLIRLGSEKARQYHPRARVVIGGGAVSVFYEQLGPQVPRGTIISVGEGELLLEKLLRHESIASERCYVAGEAKPRPHLIDEKPTELVKTAVDYSYIETIWSDLGYYLGGDFYIGVQTKRGCPHNCIYCIYTVVEGKRVRVNPADEVVHEMRQLYDRGIRNFWFTDAQFIPSKLYIPGCIELLEKIKTSGMKDIHWAAYIRADNVTPEVAKLMAETGMNYFEIGITSGSQKLIRKMRLGYNLRVVLENARGLKAAGYNDLVSVNYSFNVIGETLETIRETITYHRELEAIFGRDNVDPAIFFIGLQPHTGLEEYALKNHILDPNYNPMEMTPWSARKLLWNPEPLGSFLGEVCLEAWQKNPNDFGRTVMDLLEARLGCAPLEQALTAPVEEPSDRPLAGTTR; encoded by the coding sequence ATGCACGAACGAATCCTTTATGTCCGGCTACCCTGTAATCCCATCTTCCCGATTGGGGTCGTCTACTTGGCTGACCATGTCCACAAGGTCTTCCCCGAGGTGACACAGGAAATTTTTGACCTGGGGGTAGTGCCTCCTCTGGATTACCACAAGGCGCTCTCCTGCAAAATTGATGAATTTCAGCCCACCCTGCTCCTCTATTCCTGGCGCGATATCCAAGTCTATGCCCCGGTAGGCGGACGGGCCGGGAATCCGCTTCAGAATGCCTTTGAATTTTTCTATTCGCCGGACCTCCTGGTCAAGGCTCAAGCGGCTTTGGGCGGTCTGCGTCTGACCTACGATTACTACAGCGAACTTTGGCGTAACTTGGGGCTAATTCGCCTGGGCTCGGAGAAAGCTCGTCAGTATCATCCGCGCGCGCGCGTCGTCATCGGTGGCGGAGCGGTGAGTGTCTTCTATGAACAGTTAGGGCCGCAAGTGCCTCGGGGCACCATCATTTCTGTAGGCGAAGGCGAACTCTTGTTAGAAAAGCTCCTCCGTCACGAAAGCATTGCCAGCGAACGCTGTTATGTAGCTGGGGAGGCCAAACCCCGCCCCCACCTCATTGACGAGAAACCCACTGAGCTGGTTAAGACCGCAGTGGACTATAGCTACATCGAAACCATCTGGTCGGATTTGGGCTATTACCTGGGTGGCGACTTCTATATTGGGGTCCAGACCAAGCGCGGCTGTCCCCATAACTGTATCTACTGCATCTACACCGTAGTTGAGGGCAAGCGCGTCCGCGTTAATCCCGCCGATGAAGTCGTCCACGAGATGCGCCAACTCTATGACCGAGGCATCCGCAACTTCTGGTTCACTGATGCACAGTTTATTCCCTCTAAGCTGTACATTCCCGGTTGTATCGAGTTGCTGGAGAAGATCAAAACCTCGGGGATGAAGGACATCCATTGGGCGGCCTATATCCGGGCGGACAACGTCACCCCTGAAGTGGCGAAGCTCATGGCCGAGACGGGGATGAATTATTTTGAAATCGGTATCACTTCCGGTTCTCAAAAGCTGATCCGCAAGATGCGCCTCGGCTACAACCTCAGAGTCGTTCTGGAGAATGCGCGGGGTCTCAAGGCTGCCGGGTACAACGATCTAGTTTCTGTGAATTACTCTTTTAATGTGATTGGGGAGACCCTGGAGACGATCCGCGAGACGATCACCTACCATCGGGAACTAGAGGCCATTTTTGGCCGGGACAATGTCGATCCTGCGATCTTCTTCATCGGACTGCAACCACACACCGGGCTGGAGGAGTACGCCCTCAAAAACCACATCCTCGATCCCAACTACAACCCGATGGAGATGACCCCCTGGTCCGCCCGCAAACTGCTCTGGAACCCAGAGCCCTTAGGTTCATTTCTGGGCGAAGTCTGTCTGGAGGCGTGGCAGAAGAACCCCAACGACTTCGGGCGCACGGTGATGGACTTATTGGAAGCACGATTGGGCTGTGCCCCACTCGAGCAGGCGCTCACCGCTCCGGTGGAGGAGCCCTCCGACCGTCCCCTCGCAGGAACCACCCGATGA
- a CDS encoding DUF2808 domain-containing protein, whose amino-acid sequence MKRRFVFGYLVGTMVAPDLLAQGLTFGADTDKTLKYRLQDGSPRTRDRYVLMFKTLPAPTRGLQVLYESNFDGQIDPTRISVYGSKSETAYATKTIDLDRTARALTIQFAQPIPQGEMPEIRLDEVFNPSVDGVYQFRGRYLSNGPFPAFLYIGDWFITIGIA is encoded by the coding sequence ATGAAGCGTCGCTTTGTCTTTGGATATCTCGTTGGAACTATGGTGGCACCCGACCTCTTGGCACAGGGTCTGACGTTTGGGGCGGATACGGATAAGACCCTGAAGTATCGGCTCCAGGATGGCAGTCCCCGGACCCGAGACCGCTATGTCCTCATGTTTAAGACCCTACCCGCTCCTACTAGGGGTCTCCAAGTGCTCTACGAAAGCAACTTTGACGGTCAGATCGACCCTACGCGTATCTCGGTATACGGAAGTAAAAGTGAGACTGCGTACGCAACTAAAACGATTGACCTCGACCGCACCGCCCGAGCGCTAACGATTCAGTTTGCCCAACCCATCCCCCAAGGAGAAATGCCAGAAATCCGGCTCGATGAGGTCTTCAATCCCTCTGTGGACGGGGTGTATCAATTTCGTGGGCGCTACTTGAGCAATGGTCCGTTTCCGGCTTTCCTGTACATAGGCGACTGGTTCATTACGATTGGCATCGCCTGA
- the larC gene encoding nickel pincer cofactor biosynthesis protein LarC, producing the protein MKIAYFDCPTGIAGDMCLGALVDGGVPLSYLSEQLQRLAIRDEFHLHSALVKKEGIQGTQVLVHLHETTQPVLRLLPEIEQIIREAGLPQRAETWAIAIFRALAVAEGAVHGVAPEQVHFHEVGAVDAIVDIVGTCLGLDWLGIERIVCSPLPFGGGTVQAAHGRMPVPTPAVIKLWQSRNVPIFSNGIPKELVTPTGAAIVCALAESFGACPPLAVQAVGLGAGERNIPIPNLLRLWIGQSVEGEHAYAEHSHHEHGVHSFSYSQHHHHEHPASQAQSNACEEVVAQLETQLDDVNPQVVGYLFEQLQAEGALDVYVTSVGMKKNRPGFLVTVLCPPQQVSGCEEVLFRETTTLGVRRHYRVRSVLGRRFETVETPYGRVPLKIGFRGARVYTVQPEYEDCRTLAQVTGTPLKVIQGAALRAYREEGRL; encoded by the coding sequence ATGAAAATTGCCTATTTTGACTGTCCGACCGGAATTGCTGGGGACATGTGCCTCGGAGCACTCGTAGATGGCGGGGTTCCCCTCAGCTATCTCAGCGAACAATTGCAGCGGCTTGCCATCCGTGATGAATTTCACCTGCATAGTGCCTTGGTCAAGAAAGAGGGCATCCAAGGGACTCAGGTGCTGGTCCACCTCCATGAAACAACCCAACCCGTCCTGCGCCTTCTACCAGAAATTGAGCAGATCATCCGTGAAGCCGGACTGCCCCAGCGGGCTGAGACTTGGGCTATTGCCATCTTTCGGGCGCTAGCCGTGGCTGAGGGAGCAGTGCATGGGGTCGCCCCGGAGCAGGTACACTTCCATGAGGTCGGGGCGGTGGATGCCATCGTCGATATTGTTGGCACCTGTTTGGGGCTCGACTGGTTGGGGATCGAGCGGATCGTGTGTTCGCCCTTGCCTTTTGGGGGCGGGACAGTCCAGGCAGCCCACGGGCGGATGCCCGTCCCTACACCTGCGGTGATCAAGCTGTGGCAGAGCCGGAACGTGCCTATTTTCAGTAATGGCATCCCCAAAGAATTGGTCACCCCGACTGGAGCAGCCATTGTCTGTGCCCTGGCAGAATCCTTTGGAGCTTGTCCTCCTCTTGCCGTCCAAGCTGTTGGTCTCGGGGCGGGCGAGCGCAACATTCCCATCCCCAACCTGCTGCGCCTCTGGATTGGTCAGAGCGTGGAAGGGGAACACGCGTACGCGGAGCATTCCCATCATGAACATGGAGTGCACAGCTTTAGCTACAGCCAGCACCACCACCATGAACACCCGGCGTCCCAAGCGCAGAGTAACGCCTGCGAGGAGGTCGTAGCGCAGCTAGAGACGCAGCTCGATGATGTGAACCCGCAGGTAGTCGGGTATCTATTTGAGCAACTCCAGGCTGAGGGGGCGCTCGATGTCTATGTCACCAGTGTGGGTATGAAGAAAAACCGCCCCGGCTTTCTGGTCACGGTCCTGTGTCCGCCGCAGCAGGTAAGTGGCTGTGAAGAAGTCCTGTTTCGGGAGACAACTACCTTGGGGGTGCGTAGGCACTACCGGGTCCGTTCTGTGTTGGGACGGCGCTTCGAGACCGTAGAAACGCCCTATGGTCGGGTTCCCCTCAAAATTGGCTTTCGGGGAGCACGGGTCTACACGGTGCAGCCAGAGTACGAGGACTGCCGTACCCTAGCGCAGGTGACGGGGACTCCGCTTAAAGTCATCCAAGGAGCGGCGCTCAGAGCCTACCGCGAGGAGGGGCGGCTATGA
- the smpB gene encoding SsrA-binding protein SmpB: MSTDGYRKVLSENRKARFEFEILEVFQAGIALKGSEVKAIRIGRANLQDAFARIEKEEVILHNMHVSPLQSVSKFFSHEPTRPRKLLLNRREIRKLIGKVEEKGLTLVPLRIYLDNRWIKVDLAVGRGKKLYDKREDIKTREIKREMARTARGR, encoded by the coding sequence ATGAGCACGGACGGCTATCGCAAAGTCTTATCTGAGAACCGTAAAGCCCGCTTTGAGTTCGAAATTCTGGAAGTCTTCCAGGCGGGGATTGCCCTCAAAGGCAGCGAGGTCAAAGCGATCCGCATCGGGCGAGCCAACCTCCAGGATGCCTTTGCCCGTATCGAAAAAGAAGAGGTCATCCTCCACAACATGCATGTCTCGCCTTTGCAATCCGTCTCCAAATTTTTTAGCCACGAGCCCACCCGCCCGCGTAAACTCCTGCTCAACCGCCGTGAAATCAGAAAACTCATCGGCAAGGTCGAGGAAAAAGGTCTAACGCTGGTGCCTTTACGGATTTACCTCGACAATCGATGGATCAAAGTAGACTTAGCTGTAGGGCGGGGCAAGAAGCTCTACGACAAACGTGAGGACATCAAAACCCGCGAGATCAAGCGTGAAATGGCCCGTACCGCGCGGGGTCGCTAG
- a CDS encoding phosphoribosylanthranilate isomerase, translating into MLQADSWNQESHGFIRGECQMAMPTPRVKICGLTRLDQCLAIAALGVHALGFIGVPTSKRYVPLEHLAELTQDLPPFISRIGVFADADLEGIVKTVRTGGLTGVQLHGQESPEYCARLRELLPSGEIIKALRLQAPKQLQTLDAYAPYTTAFLLDAYHPQQLGGTGQTLDWRQLEDFKPPRPWILAGGLTPENIAEALTLLTPQAVDLSSGVERAPGDKAIERVVQLLARLRTLA; encoded by the coding sequence ATGTTGCAAGCTGACTCATGGAACCAAGAATCCCACGGATTTATCCGTGGGGAGTGTCAAATGGCAATGCCCACGCCTCGTGTCAAAATCTGTGGCCTTACCCGCCTCGACCAATGCCTTGCCATCGCCGCATTAGGCGTTCACGCACTGGGCTTTATTGGTGTGCCGACTTCTAAGCGCTATGTCCCCTTGGAACATTTGGCGGAGCTGACTCAAGATTTGCCGCCCTTTATCAGTCGGATTGGTGTCTTTGCCGATGCTGACTTAGAAGGGATAGTGAAAACTGTTCGCACTGGAGGACTCACCGGGGTCCAACTGCATGGGCAGGAATCTCCTGAATACTGTGCTCGCCTCCGGGAACTGCTCCCCAGTGGCGAGATTATTAAAGCCTTGCGCCTTCAAGCTCCGAAACAGTTACAAACCTTAGACGCTTATGCCCCCTACACAACCGCTTTTCTCCTGGATGCCTACCATCCCCAGCAGTTGGGTGGGACCGGCCAAACTCTGGACTGGCGGCAATTGGAAGATTTTAAGCCGCCCCGGCCCTGGATTTTGGCGGGGGGGCTGACCCCAGAGAACATTGCCGAGGCTCTAACCCTGCTTACGCCCCAGGCAGTTGACCTCTCCAGTGGGGTGGAACGCGCCCCTGGGGACAAAGCTATCGAACGGGTGGTCCAGCTTTTAGCGCGCCTACGCACCCTGGCCTAA
- a CDS encoding RNA-guided endonuclease InsQ/TnpB family protein, which produces MIVLESKLDKKPEQYGKLDKAIRTAQFIRNKALRYWIDNWGTNKNNLYRLCPDLAEEYEWAGKLNSQARQAIIERAWCAISRFFNNCKKQIYGKKGYPNYGLRPRKPIKKNARSVEYKTTRWKLSDDRKHIVFTDKNNAGCFRLIGTRDLSFYAVEQIKRVRIVRRADGYYVQLCIDIERSEPQPQTGREVGLDLGLLHFYTNSDGKTVENPRLRKAEKALKRQQRRVSKKQKGFKNRAKARKRLAKKHLQVSRQRKDFAVKQSRCVVKSNDLVVYEKLHVKNMVKNHLAKSISDAGWSQFTTWLDYFGKIMARTVVAVPPQYTSQECSKCGVIVKKSLSTRTHTCQCGCVVGRDFNAALVILARGRSTVGHTESVDRQRSTNACGENGLYSKGAI; this is translated from the coding sequence ATGATAGTCCTAGAGTCCAAACTTGACAAAAAACCAGAACAGTATGGGAAGCTCGATAAAGCTATCCGTACTGCCCAATTTATCCGTAACAAAGCACTTCGGTATTGGATAGATAATTGGGGAACAAATAAAAATAATTTATATAGGTTGTGTCCTGATTTAGCAGAAGAATATGAATGGGCGGGTAAACTTAATTCTCAAGCTAGACAAGCCATTATTGAACGCGCTTGGTGTGCTATTTCTCGCTTCTTCAACAACTGCAAAAAGCAAATTTATGGAAAGAAAGGCTATCCTAACTATGGCCTTCGGCCACGGAAGCCTATTAAGAAGAATGCACGGTCAGTAGAATATAAAACTACGCGATGGAAGTTATCCGATGACCGTAAACACATAGTTTTCACTGATAAAAACAACGCAGGATGTTTTAGGTTAATCGGCACAAGAGATTTAAGTTTTTATGCAGTAGAACAAATTAAAAGAGTACGGATTGTGCGTCGGGCAGATGGCTATTATGTTCAGCTTTGTATTGATATAGAACGCTCAGAACCCCAGCCCCAGACAGGTAGAGAAGTTGGTTTAGATTTGGGGTTGTTGCATTTCTATACCAATAGTGACGGGAAGACGGTAGAGAATCCCCGGCTACGTAAAGCAGAGAAAGCATTAAAGCGTCAACAAAGGAGGGTAAGTAAGAAACAGAAAGGTTTCAAAAATCGAGCTAAGGCGCGTAAGCGATTAGCTAAAAAACACTTGCAAGTCAGTCGCCAGCGTAAAGACTTTGCCGTAAAACAGTCGCGGTGCGTAGTCAAGTCTAATGACTTGGTGGTGTATGAAAAGTTGCATGTGAAGAACATGGTGAAGAATCATCTGGCTAAGAGTATTTCTGATGCAGGGTGGTCACAATTCACAACTTGGCTAGACTACTTTGGAAAAATTATGGCAAGAACAGTAGTTGCTGTTCCTCCGCAATACACATCCCAGGAATGTTCTAAATGTGGAGTTATCGTTAAAAAGTCCCTCAGTACCCGTACTCATACCTGCCAGTGTGGATGCGTGGTGGGTAGAGACTTTAATGCAGCTCTCGTTATCTTAGCTAGAGGCAGAAGTACCGTAGGGCATACGGAAAGCGTGGACCGACAACGGTCCACGAACGCTTGTGGAGAGAACGGCCTCTACAGCAAAGGAGCAATCTGA